A genomic region of Thermotoga sp. contains the following coding sequences:
- a CDS encoding MurR/RpiR family transcriptional regulator produces MKIKDKILNIYARFSPAERKVADYILEKPDDVIHYSITEFAKIVGVSETTVHRVIKKLDFEGYQIFKITLARELSGIEETIEKHDFIDEQIEILKRLKETLDKKSLEKAVNWILSARRLLFFGVGLSGIVSEYASLKFAFLGFHTFFSNDPHVQVIEAVNLTNEDLVISISHTGNIRDTVKSTQVAKDMGAKTIAITTNKNSELAKIAHLTLQSPPVRYEVYEFLRENIGEIAVVDVLFKETFRRIYQERKKHFENLRDVFKPKKF; encoded by the coding sequence TTGAAAATAAAAGATAAGATCCTGAACATATACGCACGGTTCAGCCCCGCCGAGCGGAAAGTGGCAGACTACATCCTGGAGAAGCCAGACGATGTGATCCACTACTCCATTACAGAGTTTGCGAAGATCGTGGGTGTGAGTGAAACCACGGTTCACAGGGTAATCAAGAAGCTGGATTTCGAGGGTTACCAGATCTTCAAAATCACACTCGCAAGGGAGCTGAGCGGTATAGAAGAGACGATTGAGAAGCATGATTTTATAGATGAGCAGATCGAAATTTTGAAGCGCTTGAAAGAAACACTGGATAAGAAAAGTTTAGAAAAAGCAGTGAACTGGATCCTTTCTGCTCGGCGGTTGCTTTTCTTTGGAGTTGGACTTTCTGGTATAGTTTCAGAGTACGCCAGTTTGAAATTTGCTTTCCTCGGGTTTCATACATTTTTTTCCAACGATCCGCATGTTCAAGTTATAGAGGCAGTGAACTTGACAAATGAAGATTTGGTAATCTCAATCAGTCACACAGGAAACATCAGAGATACTGTCAAATCCACTCAGGTTGCAAAAGATATGGGAGCAAAAACGATTGCTATCACAACTAACAAAAATTCGGAGCTTGCCAAGATTGCTCACCTTACGCTTCAGAGCCCTCCTGTAAGATATGAAGTTTATGAATTTCTAAGAGAAAACATAGGAGAAATCGCTGTTGTGGATGTACTGTTCAAAGAAACCTTCCGAAGAATCTACCAGGAAAGAAAGAAACATTTCGAAAATCTCCGTGACGTGTTCAAACCGAAGAAATTTTGA
- a CDS encoding glycosyltransferase, which yields MKVIVGIPSFNNAETISYVARTAARGILEFFDGDGMILNSDGGSSDGTRERFMETDTFGVPKESFVYEGVPGKGSAMRTIMEISLERGAEAVVFLDSDLRSVKPWWVERLAGPILKGEADYVTPFYLRHRFDGTITNNVCFPVTSALYGKKVRQPIGGDFGVGKRLLEIYLEKPEETWKTDVARFGIDIWMTTTAINESGRVLQAALGTKIHDVKDPGKHLRGMFLQVVGTLFDLMITYEDRWKDVWEIEEVPVYGETPNEEVPPMSIDVENLKKLAKETLNDVDYMGEEILSKVKEKGTLDLVSWVDVLYRSALHYRKTGDKKVVENLLPFYFARTARFAEEVRSLSDEEAERCVYEQLDVFLERKYLLKEEWEVENKR from the coding sequence ATGAAAGTCATTGTTGGAATACCCAGTTTCAACAACGCAGAGACGATTTCCTACGTTGCGAGAACAGCGGCTCGGGGCATTCTGGAATTTTTCGATGGGGACGGTATGATACTCAACTCAGACGGTGGGTCATCTGATGGAACAAGGGAGAGATTCATGGAAACGGACACCTTCGGTGTTCCAAAGGAGAGTTTTGTCTACGAAGGTGTTCCTGGGAAAGGAAGTGCTATGAGGACAATCATGGAGATTTCTTTGGAACGAGGAGCAGAGGCGGTGGTATTTCTCGACTCCGATCTCAGAAGTGTGAAACCATGGTGGGTGGAAAGACTTGCAGGACCCATATTGAAAGGGGAGGCGGACTACGTTACACCGTTTTATCTGAGACATAGATTCGACGGTACGATCACAAACAACGTCTGCTTTCCTGTGACATCCGCTCTCTATGGGAAGAAGGTGAGACAACCCATCGGAGGGGATTTTGGTGTTGGGAAAAGACTCCTTGAGATTTATCTGGAAAAACCAGAAGAGACGTGGAAAACGGACGTTGCAAGGTTCGGTATCGACATCTGGATGACAACAACCGCCATAAACGAGTCTGGAAGAGTCCTCCAGGCAGCTCTTGGTACAAAAATCCACGATGTCAAAGATCCTGGCAAGCACCTCAGGGGGATGTTCCTCCAAGTGGTGGGAACGCTCTTTGATCTCATGATCACTTACGAAGACAGGTGGAAAGATGTCTGGGAAATAGAAGAAGTACCTGTTTATGGAGAAACACCAAATGAAGAGGTTCCACCCATGAGCATAGATGTGGAGAACCTTAAGAAACTCGCAAAGGAAACACTGAACGACGTGGATTACATGGGAGAGGAAATCCTCTCAAAAGTGAAAGAGAAAGGAACACTCGATCTCGTATCCTGGGTCGATGTTCTGTACAGAAGCGCCCTTCATTATAGAAAGACAGGAGATAAGAAGGTGGTGGAGAATCTTTTGCCGTTCTATTTTGCGAGGACCGCCCGTTTTGCAGAGGAGGTAAGATCTCTATCGGATGAAGAAGCGGAAAGATGCGTTTATGAACAGCTCGATGTCTTTTTGGAGAGAAAATATCTGTTGAAGGAGGAATGGGAAGTTGAAAATAAAAGATAA
- the mggS gene encoding mannosylglucosylglycerate synthase has translation MKVALFHYRGGLMDGVSLEMEKWRKVLSKMGHEVHIVAGNRKEGVDVVVEEIGFENPDFEKVNRNFFGRLEDFPSEEKFLEFLKKKEDQIFSVLKDILKDYDLIVPNNVWSLGLFPPLGLALSRLKKRFIAHHHDFWWERKHLIPESERFREILEKHFPPDLPNVKHVVINTIAKKELLRRRSIDSVVVPNVMDFEKPITSEDMYHRMREELGIDPGTIVALQATRIDRRKAIELSIDVVSLLKKSLKKKSLLYNGEAFNGEIVLVFSGICEDASYLEELREYASLKSVPLLILSEKVRKDTSFFWRLYNVADFVTYPTILEGWGNQLLEAIAAKKAIVLFEYEVFKSDIKPMGLRYVSLGDRYFREGNFVKVEESVLQRAVEELSKLLRDSSFYRETVEHNFEVGRRHFSLEKLEEILSREVLT, from the coding sequence ATGAAAGTAGCGCTTTTTCATTACCGCGGTGGCCTCATGGACGGTGTGTCACTCGAGATGGAAAAGTGGAGGAAGGTCCTCTCGAAAATGGGGCACGAGGTTCACATCGTGGCTGGAAACAGAAAAGAAGGAGTGGATGTGGTTGTGGAAGAGATCGGTTTCGAGAATCCGGATTTTGAAAAAGTGAACAGAAACTTCTTTGGAAGACTGGAGGATTTCCCAAGTGAAGAAAAGTTCCTGGAGTTTCTCAAGAAAAAAGAAGATCAAATTTTTTCTGTTCTAAAGGACATTTTGAAAGACTACGACCTCATCGTTCCAAACAACGTCTGGTCTTTGGGACTTTTTCCACCTCTTGGTCTTGCCCTTTCGAGGTTAAAAAAAAGATTCATTGCACATCACCACGACTTCTGGTGGGAAAGAAAACATCTGATTCCGGAGAGTGAAAGATTCAGAGAGATACTGGAGAAACACTTTCCGCCGGATCTTCCAAATGTGAAACACGTGGTCATAAACACGATCGCCAAAAAAGAACTCCTGAGGAGAAGAAGCATCGATTCAGTGGTGGTACCGAATGTGATGGATTTTGAAAAGCCTATCACCTCGGAAGATATGTATCACAGGATGAGAGAAGAACTTGGTATAGATCCAGGAACGATCGTCGCTCTTCAGGCAACGAGAATAGACAGAAGAAAAGCGATAGAGCTTTCAATAGATGTGGTGTCTCTCCTGAAAAAGAGTCTGAAAAAGAAAAGTCTCCTTTACAACGGTGAAGCTTTCAACGGCGAAATAGTTCTGGTGTTCTCCGGCATCTGTGAGGACGCATCATACCTGGAAGAATTGAGGGAATACGCTTCTTTGAAAAGCGTCCCGCTTTTAATTTTGAGTGAGAAAGTGAGAAAAGACACTTCTTTTTTCTGGAGACTTTACAACGTTGCCGACTTTGTTACCTATCCGACCATTCTGGAAGGGTGGGGGAATCAGCTTCTTGAAGCGATTGCCGCAAAAAAAGCTATTGTTCTCTTTGAATATGAGGTGTTCAAATCTGACATAAAACCGATGGGGTTAAGGTATGTCAGTTTAGGGGATCGTTACTTCAGGGAAGGCAACTTCGTGAAAGTTGAAGAGAGTGTCTTGCAAAGAGCGGTGGAAGAACTATCAAAACTGCTGCGTGATTCATCTTTCTACAGAGAAACGGTGGAGCATAACTTCGAAGTGGGAAGGCGCCATTTCAGTCTGGAAAAACTGGAAGAGATACTGAGCAGGGAGGTATTGACATGA